From Alloacidobacterium dinghuense:
CGCCTACGTATGGTTGGGTATGCTCGCTGGACCTCACTTCGGAAACTATCAGGCCGGATTCCGGTTTGGGAAGCTTGGCTACGATTTGGTAGAGAAGCGTGGTTTGGTTCGCTATCAAGCCCGCACCTATATGTCTTTTGGAACTCTTATTATTCCCTGGACGAGACACGTCAAGACCGCTCGAGAGCTCCACCGCCGCTGTTTCGTCGCCGCGAACAGGATTGGTGATCTTACTTACGCCGGATACAGCTGCAACACCTTATACACAAATCTCCTTGCGACAGGAGAACCATTAGCGGATGTACAGCGTGAAGCTGAGGCGGGTCTCAAATTTGCGGTTGACATCCGATTCGCACATGTCATAGATACCATCACGGCGCAACTCGGCCTCATCCGGACGCTTCGTGGCTTGACAGCAAGATTCGGGTTGTTCAATGACGAGCGCTTCGACGAGCTTCGGTTCGAGCAGCATTTGGCGAGTGACCCCGTTTTGGCGCTACCCGAGTGTTGGTATTGGATCCGAAAGCTGCAAGCGCGTTTCTTTGCGGGAGACTACCCTTCCGCGATTGAGGCGTCTTTGAATGCAGAACGACTGCTCTGGGCATCGCCCGCCTTCTTCGAGACAGCCGAGTATCAATTTTACAGTGCACTCTCGCGAGCTGCGTCCTTTGATTCCGCGACGCACGACTTGCGCCAGCTGCATTTCGAGGCCCTGGTTGTTCACCAGAAACAGCAGGAGATATGGGCGCAGCATTGCCCGGAGAACTTTGAGAACCGGGCCGCACTGATAGGCGCGGAGATCGCTCGGATTGAAGGCCGCGTGCTCGACGCCGAGCAGCTATATGAACAGGCCATCCGCTCGGCGCACAGCAATGGATTTGTTAATAGTGAGGCGATCGCCTATGAACTCGCCGCGCGGTTCTACGCAGCACGTGGTTTCCAAAAATTCGCAGATGCGTATCTGCTCGAAGCCCGGTACTGCTATCAGCGCTGGGGTGCTGATGGCAAAGTAGCCCAACTGGACCGTTTGTATCCTCAGCTCAAGAAGGAATCGTTGATCTCGACACCGGCAAGCGCAATCCTGGCGCCTACCGAACTCCTAGATCTGGCTACCGTGATGAAGGTCTCACAGGCTGTTTCTGGCGAGATGGTTTTGGAAAAGCTGATCGACAGTCTCATGCGCGCTGCGATCGAGCACGCTGGCGCCGAACGAGGGCTCTTGATCCTTTCACGAGGTGATCAGCTCCAGGTTGAAGCAGAGGCTACCAGCGGCGGAAACGACGTCACGGTGCATCAGCGAGATGCCTCAATCAATGCGGATGTGGTACCTGAGTCTGTTGTTCGCTACGTGATGCGCACGCGAAATGACGTAATTCTCGACGATGCCAGCCTAGGGAACCCGTTTTCCGCCGATTCCTACATCCTTCAGTCTCGCGTGAGATCCATTCTCTGTTTACCGTTGATTAACCAAACAAAAATCACAGGTGTTCTCTATCTAGAAAACAACTTGGCTGCGCGCGTCTTCACGCCTGACCGGATTACGGTGTTGAGGGTACTTGTTTCGCAGGCTTCCATCTCGCTCGAGAATACGCGGCTTTATCGCGATCTTGAAGATCATGAACGGAAAATCCGGCGACTGATCGATTCGAATATCATCGGGATCGTCATCTGGGATCTGGACGGACGACTTATCGATGCCAATGACGCGTTTCTCCGTATTGTGGGGTACGAGCGCGCGGATTTGCAGGCAGGGCTTCGATGGTTCGACATGACACCTCCGGATTGGCAGGAGGTGCACGCTCGCTACGAGGCCGAGGAGCTCAAGGCGACGGGCATGATGCAAGCCCGTGAGAAAGAGTACTTCCGGAAGGACGGCAGCCGTGTGCCTGTGCTGATCGGGGCAGCTTGCTTCGAAGGCCAACCCAACCAAGGAGTCGCCTACATTCTCGATTTGAGCGAGCAAAAGCGAGCCGAGGAAGCTCTGCGGCGGAGCGAGGCTTATCTAGCCGAAGCGCAGAGGCAAACCCACACAGGAAGTTGGGCCATTGATGGCACCAGCAGAGAGACCGTTTACTGGTCTGACGAAATGTTCCGACTCTTCGGCGTCGATCCACAACAGGGCCCACCCACTTGGGAGCAATTCCTGGAGCAGATACACTCAGAAGATCGCGAGAAGGTGAGGTTTGCGAGCGATACGACGTTTCGCACCGAAGTGAATTGGGACGTCGAATTCAGAATCGTGAAGCCTGACGGAGCGGTCAAGCACATTCATGCCATCGGCCATCCTGTCTTGGGTCCCTCTGGGCAGCTTGTTCAAGTGCTCGGCACGATGGTCGATGTTACAGAGCGCACGCTTGCCGAAGAAGCACGCGACAGGCTGCGCCAGCTAGAGGCGGACCTTGCGCATATAACTCGGGTGACTACGATGGGCGAGTTGACCGCCTCGCTCGCGCACGAAATCAAGCAACCAATTGGAGCGGCGGTAACCAACGCGGAAGCGTGTTCTCGACTACTTGATCGAGATCAGCCGGACCTGCCCGAGGCGCGAGAAGCTGCGTCGGCAATGGCCAGAGATACCAGACGTGCAGCCGATATCATCGACCGCGTCCGCTCGCTCTACCAGAAGGGTTCTCCACATCTGTATGTAGTTGATGTGAACGAACTCATCAGAGAGATGGTCACTGTGCTGCACAGTGAGGCGAATCGCCATTCGGTTACGATGCGCACGGATCTTGCCAAAGGGCTCTGCACGGTGCAGGCCGATCGAGTGCAGTTGCAGCAGGCATTGATGAATCTCATGCGCAACGGCATTGAGTCGATGCAGGACACGAGCGGTGAGCTCACCATCAAGTCACAGTTGACCGGGAACTATGAACTGCTGATTTCAATCACGGACTCGGGTGTGGGACTGCCCGCCCAGAACATCGACAAGATTTTTAACGCATTCTTCACTACGAAGTATCAAGGTACAGGTCTCGGACTGCCAATTGCCCGTTCTATTGTCGAGTCACATGGTGGCCGCGTCTGGGCCACCGCTAACTCCGGACCAGGGGCGACGTTTCAGTTTACGCTGCCCATTAGGGAGCCAGCCGGCGGATGACCTCCCCTTATTCAGCTATTGTGATGATCGTCGGCGACGGTACCCACATGTGCGGTAATGCAGCGCCTATTGAAGACGGTAGGACGAAACGAAACACACCGGTACCGGGCCAAGTGATTGGGTATTCCGCAGCCGCAAGCGTCACACTCCGCGTTACGTTCACGCTACCGGAGATACTGAAAACTCAGATAGTTGCACAGTCTCTGCCCTGGTTTTTCGTTGTCTTGCTGCGCGCTCACTACCGGCCCTGGTTCGCACAACCGTCCACGTGGAGTACCTCCCTGGTCATGTTGCATACCTCGGTCAGATAAACGACGGCGTCAGCGACATCACTGACGCTGGAGATCGCACCCATCGATGATAGCGTCTTGAAGAAGTCCTTCGAGGTGTTGGCGTGCATTGGAGTGTCGACAATGCCGAGCCCAACTTCGTTGAAGCGAATGTTTTTTTGCGTACTCGCTCGCAACGCTGCGGGTGACGGCTTCGATACCGCCCTTCGTGATCATCGATACGGACCCCAGTGCGGCCAGCAAATCGGAGTCGATCCTCTGTGATCGCGGTCAGAGCAGGAGCGCGCTCCGTGCTTGGAGGTGCAGGGCATTACGGTCGTTACGGCACCCGCGCGACTTACGATATGTCGTGAGCTAAGGAGGCGCAACGATGGGTAGATGACGAAATGTCGTGAGTTCCCTTTGGCTCGCTCTGACATCCCCTCGCGCTAAGTCTCCTTGTACTACGTAGATCAGCGATAAGCATCCGACCAGATCATTTGGCAATGAATGTGCAACTTCTACGACATCAGGGAATGAGATCCCCGCAGCTCCAGTGAAAGAGGTTCGGCGGATGAATCGGTAATCACAATTTGAGAAGTAGATCACTCACCTCCGAGAGATTCTCGGGCTCAGAGCTCGATTAACGGTTTCCGTCGCTAGAAGCAATCAGAGTTCCTACCCGCATCAGATCGCGCTGTTTCCCTCGATCTGGCAGGGTTGACTGCGATCGGAGATGCAATGAACACGTTCAAGAAACCAATGACAACGCACCCTATCGAAACGGAAGGCCTGGGATCGCAAGAGAACTTCAGAGCCCGTCGCCGGGCTTTCCGCACTCTGCATGAGGCAGGCTGTTTCGTGATTCCGAATCCGTGCGACATCGGCTCTGCACGGTACCTGCAGCAGCTCGGATTCCCCGCGCTGGCGACGACCAGCGCGGGCTTCGCGTTCTCGAAGGGGCTTCCTGACTCCGAAGTTGCGCTCACTTGTGAGCGTAACCTGGCATACATTGCCGATATCGCGGGCGCGGTCGATGTTCCGGTCAATGCGGACTTTGCGTCCGGCTATGGAGAGTCACCGCAAGACGTGGCCGGTAATGTCACACGCTGCATCGCGACCGGCGTCGCGGGACTGTCGATCGAGGATGCAACTGGCGATCCATCGTCGCCGCTTTACGAGCTGCCGCTCGCCGTCGAGCGTGTGCGCGCTGCGCGCGAGGCGATCGATCAGTCCCGTGCCGACGTCCTGCTGACGGCCAGGGCAGAATGTTTCCTTGTTGGCCATCATGATGCGCTTCGCGAGTCGGTCCGGCGTCTGCAGGCATTCGCTGAGGCGGGGGCGGACGTGCTATTCGCGCCCGGCCCCCACGATCCCACAGCGATCAAAGCGCTCGTTGACGCGGTTCGGCCGAAGCCGATCAACGTCCTGGTGGTTCGGGACAGTGGCTTGAGCGTCGCCGACATCGCGGCGCTCGGCGTGCGACGCATCAGTGTCGGCGGCGCGTTGGCGCTTGCTGCATGGACCGGTTTCATGCGCGCAGCGCAGAAGTTGAAGTCGGAGGGGAGTTTCGCAGGCTTCACGAGCTTGGTGTCGTACGCCGACATCAACGGGTTCTTCGTGACCGACTACCGCAGGCGGCAGTCTGATGGGGGGCGATCGGCGGGGTCACCAAGCTGAGTATTCAAGGAGGCGACAGATGACAAGAGTGGATTACACCAAAGTGGCACCGGGGAGCGTAAAGGCAGTGTAACGCCCTCGAGTTCGTCAAGCGGTTCACATAAACCGGATCTCTCATCAGACCCCTAGGCTACGTGGAGGTGCGGTATGAAGAAGAACGAATTTCGAATCAGCGAAGGTGGGTGCGTCGACGTTCCGCTCGCACTTTGCTGTCCAAAGCGAGTGACGTGTGACTGAGACCGCACGCTCGACGCTGCTCTCAAACGCCGCGAATGCAGCGCTCATGTTTCCGGTGTTGAGTTCTGCGCAGATTGCACGGATTGCTTCGCACGGAGTGATTCGTCCAATCACCCGCGGCGAAGTGTTGATCGAGAATGGCCAAACCAACGTGCCGTTCTTTGTAGTGAAGGCCGGTGAGATCGAGGTCATTCGCCCATCGGCACTGGACGAGATTCTGGTCGCGATTGTCGGGCCGGCTCAGTTCACCGGTGACATCAGCATGATCCTCGGTCGCCCCGCGCAGATGCGCCTCCGTGTGAGTGACTCTGGCGAAGTCGTCCAACTGACACGCGACCAGATGCACGCCCTCATTCAAACCGACGCCGAAATCAGCGAAGTGCTGATGAGAGCGTTGATCCAACGACGGGTCGCGGTGGTTGCGCAGGGGATCGGTGACGTGCTGCTCATCGGCTCCGTCGGGTCCAGGGCAACGCTACGAATCAAACAATTCTTAACGCGCAATGGCCACCCCTTCAAGTACCTCGATCTTGATCGGGACGTCGATGTACGGCAATTGCTCGATCGCTTTCACGCGGAGCCGGCGGAGATACCTGTCGTGATCTGCCGCGATGAGGCGGTGTTGAAGAATCCCAGCAATCAGGAGATCGCCGACTGTCTCGGCTTCAATATGGGGATCGATCGCACCCAGCGGCGCGATGTCGTCATCGTTGGCGCCGGACCAGCGGGTCTTGCGGCCGCCGTTTACGCGGCTTCCGAGGGACTCGATGTGCTGGTTATCGAGGCGAGCTCGCCTGGAGGACAAGCGGGCTCGAGCTCGAGAATCGAGAACTACCTTGGATTTCCAACAGGGATTTCAGGGGGAGAGCTGGCCGGACGCGCCTACGCCCAGGCACAGAAGTTTGGCGCCGAGGTCATGATCGCGAAAGGCGCCGCGGAGTTGGCCTGCGAACACAACGCCTACGGCGTGAGACTCGACGACGGCGTGACCATCCCGGCTCGCACAGTGGTCATTGCCACTGGGGCTCGATACCGTAGGCCGTCGCTCGCGAATCTCGGTCAGTTCGAAGGTGTGGGTGTCTACTACAACGCGACTTTCATGGAAGCGCAGCTCTGCGACGGCGATGAAGTCATAGTCGTAGGCGGAGCGAACTCGGCCGGCCAGGCCGCGTTGTTTCTGGCGCAGACGGTGAGACGCGTGCATCTGCTCGTCCGCTCCAGCAGTCTTTCGGCGAGCATGTCGCGATACCTGATTCGGCGTATCGAGGAGACCCCAACAATCCAGATCAAGACGAGAACCGAAATCGTGGCTCTTGAGGGAAACGGACATCTAGAGCGTGTGCGGTGGCGCGACGGCACGGGCGCGGTAACGAATCAAAATATTAAGCACGTATTCTTGATGACGGGCGCAGAAGCCAACACCGGTTGGCTGAATGGCCGTGTCGCGCTCGATACGAGAGGTTTTATCAAGACCGGATGGGACCTCACGCAGGAAGATCTCGCCGCTGCCCATTGGCCGCTCGACCGCTCACCATATCTGCTCGAAACCTCACTTCCGGGCGTGTTCGCCGTGGGTGACGTTCGGTGCGGCAATGTCAAACGCGTGGCATCGGCAGTCGGTGAAGGATCGATCGCGGTTTCGTTTGTCCATCGCGCGCTTGACCGCGCGATTTGATTTGCACTCTTTGTAATCGAACGAACAATTGTGAGCACTCTGATGACCGGAAGCTGATGAAGATTGAGACTGCGCGGCTACTATTTCCGTATCTTCACCACGCTTAACGAAAACGCTGAAATCTAAGCCTGAACGAGGCAACGCTAAAATGGAAGGGCTCATGAATCAATGCGCCACATCGGTCCCAAATCACTGCCCAACCCAGGCGCGAGCCGGAGTGGCAATCGATGCATCGCTGAACCCCTCAATGTATGCTCGGATGTTTCCCGAGTTGCCGTCTTTTCAGGCCGACGAGCAATTCCTTCACGCACTCGGTCGTGGGGGCGGTCTCTGCGATTGCGGTGACGTCGATGACTCCCCCTCCTCTCTGGGGGACACTGCGGCTGGTTGGCCTATCTTCGGCCAATTCGTGGCTCACGACATAACAGCTGACCGCTCCATTTTGCGATCTCATACCCAAACTGCAGAATTACGCAATGCACGCAGCCCGCAACTCAACCTTGAATGCCTATATGGTGACGGGCCGACCGGTCATCCATTCCTCTACCGGCGTGACGATCCAGCGAAGTTCCTGCTTGGCTTGGACGAAGCGGACCTCCAACGAAATTCAGAAGGCATCGCGATTATCAGTGACCCGCGCAACGATTCGCACATGCTCATGTCGCAACTGCATCTCGCCATGCTCAAGGCACACAACGCGTTTGTCGATGAAGCTCGGCTCGCGGGAGTAGCGAACGATCGCGTGTTTGAAGAAGCGGCTCGGCAGATGCGGTGCCACTATCAATGGATTGTTCTCAACGAATTTCTACCTACGCTCGTCGGGCGGTCGCTTGCAGACGAGGTGCTTCGAGAAGGCCCGCAATGGTTTCGCTCGAGTCATGGCGCATTCATACCGCTCGAGTTTGCTGACGCAGCCTACCGGTATGGCCACTCTCAGATTCGCCACCGCTACCAATTGAACTTGCATAGTGATCCCATACCGCTCTTTCCTGATCTCCTGGGATTCCGTGAGGTACCGCGTCAGCGCACGGTCGACTGGAGGCTGTTCTTCGACGCGCCCGGTTCGACATCCGCCCAGCGATCCAAGAAGATCGATGGAAAGCTTGTGCGAGCACTCATTAAGTTGCCAGTAGCCGTCACCGGTGAGTGCGAGATCGAAGACTATCATTCACTCGCCGTGCGCGACCTGCAACGGGGACAAGGTGTCGGGCTACCGTCTGGCGAGGCCGTAGCCCGCCATATCGGAATCGCGCCGCTCAACGCGGAGCAGGTCGGCCTCGCTCCCATGGGTTGGCGTGGTGAAACTCCTTTGTGGTACTACGTTCTCCGCGAAGCTGACGTCTGTACGGGTGGTCATCGTCTTGGTCCAGTTGGCGGCCTGATCGTGGCAGAGGTTTTGATCGCACTTATCGATGCAGACGCGACATCGTTTCGCCGGAGCCATGAGGAATGGCGGCCTCGAAAAAGACTTACCGAGTTGCTGGCCCCTTAATGGCGAACGAGACTGTTGCGCTCCTCGGTGAAGCGCGCCAAACTATTTTGCCGCAGTACAAAGACCCCGTTAACCTAATGAATGTGACGAACGGTGGCACGCTGTCGTTCCTTGGGCTCCTACGCTGTTTCGGTCTTTTTTGCCATGAATTTTTCCGAGTTCCAAACGACTGACCCCGAATCGGCAATGCGGGCTATTCGACGAAATCCAGAACGATTGACCGATGTCGTAAGGTTCTTTGCCCGGAACACAACCCGTCAGAGGAGATTCGACCTCTGGCTCTGGTCTTGGCTCGTATTTCTCTGCGTTCCCCTTTACGGGATTGACCGTGATCGCAGCCTCAACCAGCTCTACCACACTGCCTGGACCCATCTGGAAGGAGCGCCGGGTGAGGTACGCGCGTTGGCCCAAACCGCGGACGGCTATTTGTGGCTAGGGACTGCAACTGGATTATTTCGTTTCGATGGAATTCGATTCGAACCCTACAAACCGCAATCCGGGCAGGCCTTTCCCCAACGTAGCATTTCCTCTCTATTCGCCGAGCCAGACGGCGGCCTATGGGTGAGTTATTGGTACGGAGGGGCCAGTTTCATTAAGAATGGGACAGTGACCGAGTACGGGAAGGAGGAGGGGCTTCCTTCCCGTCCAGTGTTGGCCTTCGCGCGTGACCGGAAAGGGGTATTTTGGATAGCAGCAGGGAAAGATGGGCTCGCTCGACTCGAGGGCTCACGTTGGAGAAAGATTGGTCCTGAATTAGGTTTCGCAGGACCAGCCAACACCGTTTTCGTAGATCACACCGGCACGGTTTGGGTGGGGACGCCGACCAGTGTCGTATATCTCATGGAGGCGGGAAACCGTTTTCAGATAGCTGCACAGGGCTTGGCAGCTGTCTATAATTTTGCCGAATCGCCAGACGGCAAATTGTGGATGGCCGAAACGGGCTACGGGGTACGGGCTGTTCCGTTGCCAGCAAAAAGTCATGGAAAGCCGAGCCCGGCAATCTTTGTGGGATCTCAGGCAATCACATTTGACAAGCAAGGAAGTCTTTGGATTACCAGCTTGGGCGGTGGAATCCGTCGAGTTCCGTATCCCGAGCATCTGCATCAAACGCAGACAATAAGTCCGTCTGCGTGGCAGTTCCACAATTCCGAGATCGAGGCGTTCACGCAAAAGGATGGTCTTACAAGCGATTACATATATAGCGTGCTCGAGGACCGCGAGGGCAACGTATGGATCGGCGCGAGCGGCGGATTAGATCGATTCCGTGAGAGTCCCGTCGTTTCAGTGCCTCTTCAGCCAATTTCTTACCGTGGTGCTTTGCCGATCCCATCATTGCACTCTTTTACAACGAGCGCGCTGGCAGTGGGCGACCAAGGGTCGCTTTGGGCTGCCGGTGTGGGACCTCAGCTCCTGCTGAAGATTCAAAAGGACAGCATCGCGACGCAACTGCGCGACCATCCGGCTGAATGCGCCTATCGTGATTCAAATGGAGTTGTCTGGTTCGCGACGCCCTATTCCGTTTTCCGTCTTTCAGACGAGCGTTTGGACGCGATTGGTCTGAAGCAAGGAGCAATTACTTATAACTACGATGGCGCCGAGCCTGATGGGCAGGGACTGACACTGCGCCGCCGCGATTTGCCAACAGCAGGTGGGATCACTCCGAATCCCCGACCGCGCGTTAAAGCTCTCACTGAGGACTCTTTGGGCAGGCTGTGGATATCGATGGAGTCCGGAACCTTTCGATTAGAGCGGGCCGGTTGGACAAGCCTCGAGAGCTTGGGAGGTCCGCAGGGCACCGCAACTGCAGAGTTCACTGATTCGCAGGAGCGAATATGGTTCGGGTTCGCGAATATGGTCGCGATGCTGGACGGAGACGGAGTCAGGATTTTTTCTGGGAAGGACGGCGTTCAAGTCGGAGCCGTTACATCGATCCAGGGCAAAGGAACGAAGATTTGGATTGGTGGCGAGTTGGGATTAGAGTTTTTTGATGGCAGCCGTTTTCACCCAGTACATCCATCGGATGGCAGCGCCTTAGGCGGCGTTTCAGGAATCGTTGTCGCTCCTGAAGATGGCTTATGGTTTTCAGAAAATCGGGGAATCATTCACATTCCCGAAGCTCAGCTTCGACAGGTGGGCTCCAGTAAAGTGGAATTCGAGACCTTCGGTTTCCTAGACGGGTTGACCGCAGACCTCAGGGGCCCCCTCTCTTCACCGTCGGCTGTACAAACAACAGACGACCGCATCTGGTTCGCCACAACAAATGGGGTAGCTTGGATCAATCCGAAGCGTATCGTACGGAACGCAGTGCCTCCGCCAGTATTGATCGAGTCTGTTATTGCTGACGGTAGGAAATACGGGATCTCAACTTCTTTGAAGTTGCCGCCACGAGCTGGAGATGTGCAAATCGCCTATACGGCTACAAGTCTCACTGTTCCCGAACGGGTTCGCTTTCGCTATAGGCTTGAAGGACAAGATAAGGAGTGGCAGGATGCAGGAACGCGCCGGGAGGCTTTCTACACAAACCTCGATCCGGGACCTTATCACTTCCGTGTGATCGCATGTAACAACGACGGGGTCTGGAATGAAGCTGGAACAGTGCTGGATTTTGTTGTGCTGCCGGCGTTCTACCAAACGGTCACATTCAGAATTCTCTGTGTCCTCGCCCTAGTGGCGGTTTTGTGGTCGCTCTACCTGCTGCGGGTCCGCAGCATCGAGCAACGTCATCTCGAACGCAATCGCGCTGAAGAAATGCTTCGGCACGCCCGGGCAGAGCTTGCACACATGAACCGAGTGAGTACCATGGGCGAACTGACCGCCTCGCTGGCGCACGAAATCAAACAGCCGATTGGGGCGGCTGTCGCAAATGCGGAAGCGTGCTTGCGACTACTCAATCGTAATCAGCCCGATCTGCCGGAGGCACGCGAAGCTGCCATGGAGATGGCGAGAGATGCTCGGCGTGCAGCCGATATCATCGACCATGTCCGATCTTTGTTCCGAAAGGATTCGTCACACCAGGAAATAATTGACCTAAACGAAGTCATCCAAGAGATGGTTGTGATGCTCCAGAAAGAGGCAAATCGACATTCCGTTACGATGCGTACCAATCCTTCCGAAGGACTTCCCAAGGTGATGGCGGATCGTGTGCAGATACAGCAGGCATTGATGAATCTCATGCTCAATGGGATTGAGGCCATGGGGGACACGAGCGGCGAGCTCAGCATCAACTCGCAGTTGAGGGACGACGGTCAAGTGCTGATCGCGGTCAGCGATACCGGCGTGGGGCTGCCCACTGAAAACGCCGACGAGATCTTTAATGCGTTCTTTACCACCAAGTCGCAAGGCACCGGTCTGGGCTTGGCGATCACTCGTTCCATTGTCGAGTCGCATGGCGGCCGTATCTGGGCCACCGCGAACTCCGGACCCGGGGCAACGTTTCAATTTACGCTGCCGATCAGACAGGCAGGAGCTGCATGACCTCTCCCGATACTCCTACTGTGTTCATTGTTGATGATGATGCCCGCATGCGCGCGGCCACGCAGCGTTTATTAAGGACAGTAGGTTTGCATTCCGAGTCGTTTGCTACGCCGGAGGATTTTCTACGGCGCAAGCTTCCAGATGGTCCCAGTTGCCTTTTGCTAGACGTGCGACTCCCTGGAATGAGTGGTTTGGAGGTCCAACACAAATTAATTGAAGCGGGAGCGCAGATCCCTATCATTTTCATCACGGGCCATGCAGACATCCCAATGACTGTGAAAGCAATGAAGTCAGGAGCAGTGGAATTTTTGCCAAAGCCTTTCCGGGATCAGGATCTGATAGATGCGATTCAGCTGGCTCTGAAGCGTGACAGCGAAACAAGGCGACAGCAGAACGAGATTGCGGAATTGAAAGCACGCTACGCGAAGTTGACCGCACGCGAGCGCGAGGTAATGCGACTGATAGTTTCAGGTATGCTCACAAAACAGATCGCCTCGACACTTGGTACGACCGAAATCACTGTGACGGTGCAGCGTGGGCAAGTAATGCACAAGATGCAAGCCAACTCCCCCGCTGAACTGGGAAGAATGGCAGAAAAGCTTAAGCTGCCGACAACGGCTAGCCCAAACGGCTGAGGACCTTTCCCAACTCGCTTTACTCGATCGCCTTTATACATACATATCGGTACCCTTATCACAATCCATAATTGCGTTCGACGGATAACTGATCAATCCTGTACCTGTATGGCTAGAGAGAGGCAGGAAAAAATGGTTGCAGTTATCGAAGACGACGAATCGTATCGAGTCGCCGTCCAACGTTTGCTGAAGTCGACAGGCTTTTCAGTGCAATCGTTCGCCTCTGCGGAGGATTTCTTGAATTCTGGCCAGCAACACGAAACTGGGTGTCTGATCAGTGATATCAGAATGCCGGGGATGTCAGGGCTAGAGCTCCAGTCCAAGCTGAATTCTGATCATTGCCGGATCCCGACCATCTTCATCACCGCACACGGCGACGAAAAGATGCGCCTGCAGGCAATGCGAGGCGGTGCCGTGAAATTTCTCGCGAAGCCTTTTGACGGCGAAACTCTACTTGAGGCTGTTCGAGTGGCCCTGAACGGTTGAGAGCTGATCCTTGTTGCCGGCACAGACTTAGTGGAAGGTATTTGTGAGCTCTCTCACGAGACTTCGGTGTGACGAACAAGACGAGAGAGACCGCGAATTTGCCCAAATCGTAGGCAGTAGCACTGCTCTGGAGTCTGTACTCGCCGAAGTTGAGCGCGTAGCACCAACTGATTCCACCGTGCTGGTCCTGGGAGAAACCGGTACAGGCAAAGAGTTGATCGC
This genomic window contains:
- a CDS encoding isocitrate lyase/PEP mutase family protein; amino-acid sequence: MTTHPIETEGLGSQENFRARRRAFRTLHEAGCFVIPNPCDIGSARYLQQLGFPALATTSAGFAFSKGLPDSEVALTCERNLAYIADIAGAVDVPVNADFASGYGESPQDVAGNVTRCIATGVAGLSIEDATGDPSSPLYELPLAVERVRAAREAIDQSRADVLLTARAECFLVGHHDALRESVRRLQAFAEAGADVLFAPGPHDPTAIKALVDAVRPKPINVLVVRDSGLSVADIAALGVRRISVGGALALAAWTGFMRAAQKLKSEGSFAGFTSLVSYADINGFFVTDYRRRQSDGGRSAGSPS
- a CDS encoding ATP-binding sensor histidine kinase, with the translated sequence MQLSGYSLERLRDDGEFILYRAHAGQPELPPVLLLAPASTRPSSETLKKIDHEYSLRSELDSAWAVRPLALSERDGQTKLVFEDPGGETLDGILSGPMEMRQFLGFAVGLATALGGLHERKLIHKDIKPTNILVNSTTGQVWLTGLGIASRLRREHQAPEPPEFIAGTLPYMAPEQTGRMNRSIDSRSDLYALGVTLYEMLTGKLPFTASDPIEWVHCHIARYPVPPHERAEGVPACVSAIIMKLLAKTPEERYQTASGVESDLRRCLADWEAHGDITDFTPGQLDVPDRPLIPEKLYGRAREIETLLTAFDRVVAGGRPELVLVSGYSGIGKSAVVNELHKPLVPPRGLFASGKFDQYKRDIPYATLAQAFQSLIRPLLNRSEDELGRWRNVLREALDPNAQLIVGLVPELKAIIGEQPVVPELPQQDAQRRFHLVIRRFIKVFARPEHPLALFLDDLQWLDTATLDLMEDLLVQPDVKHLLLIGAYRDNEVDATHPLMRKLQCIRRAGALLDDIVLAPLAREDLKQLIADSLHCEPWHVGPLVELVHDKTTGNPFFAIQFISALFEEGLLTFDPRERRWSWDLNWIHAKGYTDNVVDLMARKLTRLVPETQNALKQLACLGNSAEFTMLRVVYRDSMEQMHAQLLEAVRAGFIMRSKVSYRFLHDRVQEAAYSLIPQELRAEAHLRIGTLMASHTPPEELEERIFEIVNQLNRGSHLITSRAERERIAELNLIAGRRAKISTAYDSALKYLHTARGLLTDETWDVNYDLVFSIEYLLAECELLTTDMAAAESRLSMLAEEAKNAHDIALVTRLRLTLYTTMDRSYRAAEVFLEYWRVRGTDWSAHPTEEEVQREYDQIWFLLGNRQIEDLVELPLITDQEVLDVLDVFTEIVTPALFIDAKFLALVICRMVTLSLEHGNCDGSCYAYVWLGMLAGPHFGNYQAGFRFGKLGYDLVEKRGLVRYQARTYMSFGTLIIPWTRHVKTARELHRRCFVAANRIGDLTYAGYSCNTLYTNLLATGEPLADVQREAEAGLKFAVDIRFAHVIDTITAQLGLIRTLRGLTARFGLFNDERFDELRFEQHLASDPVLALPECWYWIRKLQARFFAGDYPSAIEASLNAERLLWASPAFFETAEYQFYSALSRAASFDSATHDLRQLHFEALVVHQKQQEIWAQHCPENFENRAALIGAEIARIEGRVLDAEQLYEQAIRSAHSNGFVNSEAIAYELAARFYAARGFQKFADAYLLEARYCYQRWGADGKVAQLDRLYPQLKKESLISTPASAILAPTELLDLATVMKVSQAVSGEMVLEKLIDSLMRAAIEHAGAERGLLILSRGDQLQVEAEATSGGNDVTVHQRDASINADVVPESVVRYVMRTRNDVILDDASLGNPFSADSYILQSRVRSILCLPLINQTKITGVLYLENNLAARVFTPDRITVLRVLVSQASISLENTRLYRDLEDHERKIRRLIDSNIIGIVIWDLDGRLIDANDAFLRIVGYERADLQAGLRWFDMTPPDWQEVHARYEAEELKATGMMQAREKEYFRKDGSRVPVLIGAACFEGQPNQGVAYILDLSEQKRAEEALRRSEAYLAEAQRQTHTGSWAIDGTSRETVYWSDEMFRLFGVDPQQGPPTWEQFLEQIHSEDREKVRFASDTTFRTEVNWDVEFRIVKPDGAVKHIHAIGHPVLGPSGQLVQVLGTMVDVTERTLAEEARDRLRQLEADLAHITRVTTMGELTASLAHEIKQPIGAAVTNAEACSRLLDRDQPDLPEAREAASAMARDTRRAADIIDRVRSLYQKGSPHLYVVDVNELIREMVTVLHSEANRHSVTMRTDLAKGLCTVQADRVQLQQALMNLMRNGIESMQDTSGELTIKSQLTGNYELLISITDSGVGLPAQNIDKIFNAFFTTKYQGTGLGLPIARSIVESHGGRVWATANSGPGATFQFTLPIREPAGG